The following nucleotide sequence is from bacterium.
GCGACGCGATCGGCCGGGAGCTCGTCCAAACGCTGCGGATCGTGACGCCGCCGCGCGACGGGGCCACGGTGGTGCTCACGCTCGACGAGGTGATCCAGCACATCGCCGAACGCGAGCTGCAGCAAGCGATCGACCAGACCACTGCCGACGGCGGCGTGGCGATCGTGATGAATCCCCAGACGGGAGCGATCCTGGCGCTCGCGGCGTTGCCGTCGTTTGATCCGGGTCAGTACCAGAAGGCGCCTGCGGCCTTGTGGAAGAACCGCGCGGTGGCCGATCTGTACGAGCCCGGGTCCACGTTCAAACTGATCCTCGCCGCCGCCGCCATTGCGAGCCACACGATCACGCCGGACGACCGGTTTCGGGATCCGGGGCAGATTCGCATCAACGGCGCCACGATCCACGACGCGGAGAAATCGGAGCACTTCGACGCGCTCAGCCTGACCGACATCATCAAGTACTCAAGCAACGTCGGCGCGGCGCAGGTCGCGACGCGGCTCGGCAAATCGACGTACGACGCCTACATCCGTCGGTTCGGATTCGGGTCCCCCACCGGGATCGATCTGCCCGGCGAGGCCTCGGGCATTATCCGCCCGATCAGGCAGTGGCTTGGGCCGACCCTCCAGAACATCGCGTTTGGCCAGGGAATCTCGGTCACCCCGATCCAGCTCCTGGTGGCGGCGTCTTCGCTGGCGACGGACGGGATGGAAGTGCGCCCGCATCTCGTCGCCGTCGTCCGCGACGCCACGGGCCACGTCGTCGCCACCCCGGACGATGTGGCGCCCCACCGCGTGATCTCCGCCGGAGTGGCCGGCCAGGTGCTGGCGATGATGCGGCAGGTGGTGGCGGGCGGGACGGGCGTCAAGGCGCAGATTCCCGGATACAGCGTGGCCGGGAAGACGGGCACCGCGCAGAAGCCCAGCCCGACCGGCGGCTACGAGTCGGGCGGATACGTGGCGTCGTTTGTCGGCGTCGTCCCCGCGAGCAACCCGGTCCTCGCGATCCTCGTGGTGGTGGATCGTCCGCACGGCGTCTACTACGGCGGCGACGTGGCGGCGCCGGTGTTCCGGGAGATTGCGCGCCAG
It contains:
- a CDS encoding penicillin-binding protein 2 codes for the protein MTAVFVVWAFACLCLLGRMVDVQVIRGGALQRLALRQQLESVQIPGRRGLIVDRVGRPLAMNVEVDSVYAVPRAIDDPEAFAARVAPVLGLPPTAVVRRLKSGGPFFAWLARRRPMAVAHALTALGLGRAVGIVPEARRDYPNGPLAGSVIGFTGTDDAGLAGLELADDRFLRGASGLGTADRDAIGRELVQTLRIVTPPRDGATVVLTLDEVIQHIAERELQQAIDQTTADGGVAIVMNPQTGAILALAALPSFDPGQYQKAPAALWKNRAVADLYEPGSTFKLILAAAAIASHTITPDDRFRDPGQIRINGATIHDAEKSEHFDALSLTDIIKYSSNVGAAQVATRLGKSTYDAYIRRFGFGSPTGIDLPGEASGIIRPIRQWLGPTLQNIAFGQGISVTPIQLLVAASSLATDGMEVRPHLVAVVRDATGHVVATPDDVAPHRVISAGVAGQVLAMMRQVVAGGTGVKAQIPGYSVAGKTGTAQKPSPTGGYESGGYVASFVGVVPASNPVLAILVVVDRPHGVYYGGDVAAPVFREIARQALWYMRVPPTAPIAVSETAQAPAAGGQVAGSAAGAGPARAH